Part of the Maridesulfovibrio sp. genome, GTCTAATCTGCTTAGATAATATATTAATCTCGATGGTTTTCCGTGGAGCATGTCGCAAAATTCTTTTCGCCTGCCTGGCTGTCTGTGCTGCGCTACTATGGAATCCATAGACTCTCCCAAAAGCCTTTTGACAAGAAAGACAAGCATCCCTCGATGTGAACCGGAGTAAATGCTATTTCCGTAGTCCCAGCTTATAGGTTCCAAGCCATGCTGCTCCAGCAACAGCGATAAGCTTTTGGGGGTAAATAGATTCACATGTCTCGGAATGTCATCCTGCTGCATCCACCTGCCAGGAATGCTGTCAAAATTAGTAACCAAACTGACAAACAGTCCTCCGGGACGGAGTCGTTTAACAGCTTCAGTCATAAGTTCTTCTAGGTTTAACGCATGTTCAAGTACAGCCCACGCTGTTAGAACATCAAATTGTCTGTTCGAATAGGCCTCTTGTATTCTACCGTGGAGAATTCTATCTGAACAGGTGCTGTCGGGCAGATCTGACCATTCGTAACCATGTGCATCCCATTTGTCTTTAGATGCATAATCAACGAACTCTCCTCCTGCGCACCCAATATCGAGAAGGCTGCCCTTTTCTGTGAATTGGGTAACCATTTTAAGTTTACGGTCTGAAATAGTGTCAGTAACATAACGGGCTTTGTTGGCGATATAAAAAGATTTTGGGTAAAAAACAGGCATGGTTTCTTGTGTAGGTCGTTGTTGTAGATAGCCCATGCCGCATTCTTCACATTGCACAACAGGGAAGCTATATTTACTCACCATCCGCGAATGATCCTGACGCGAAAATATAAATTTTGCACGGCAACTTTTGCATACAGGGCAGCATATCGATTCAAGTGTAAGGTCAGGTTTATTCTGGTTAGACATTGTAGTTCGCTCTCTGTGTTCATGGTTGTGCATGGTATACGTGTCTAGCTATATATAAAGAATAATTTTATAGGGTGGTTGGGGCATAGGTCATAAATTGTGTGCTGTGAACTATGGTTGTGTTTAGTTCTCTTAGCTGGATAATATTGTTATGTATTCAAGAAAGCTGTATGGTTCTTTGCCGCAATACTCATAAGTTTTCTTTTTGAGATTTGCCAGTGTTTCTGCTGATACTGCCATAAACATGACTATGTCTGCTGCGGCCAATTCTTTAGGCGGAATGCTTTTCATGGTCTTAATGTCCAAACCGAATTTTGTCTGGCCTGCTTTTTTAGGATCATCATCTATAAAACCCAATGTATTAATCTGGTTAGCTTTTAGTAGTTGGTATAATCTGTTGCCAAACCATCCTGCGCCATAAATATATACGGGAGCGGTCTTTTTGTTAGTGTCTTTATTTAAAAAAGCAATCCATTGTTCTTCAATTTTGTGTTGTTCTTCGGCTGAAACAGGTTTACTGAAAAGCATTTGTTTCAAAACAGCCTCTACATGAAGGCCGTTCTGTTTGCATATTTTGCATATCGAAGATTCCTTTTTCTTTTTGAAAATTTCAGCTGAACTATGTTGAAAGATATTTCCGATTAATAACTCTCTACTGTATCCAGTCTGGCAGCATGTATATATGTCTCCAATATAATTTAAATAAAGAACCTGACTTTGAAAGTGACACGGAATGTCTTGAAGTTTGTCTGTCAGGGTGGGCTTCCAATGTTTTGCATTGATAAGTCGTGGAAAAACCTCCTCCGCCCTTGGAGGAAAACGGTGTTCTGCTGAATTCATAAGGTCTAAAAAATAATCCCAAGTAAGCATGTATATAGCGGTTGTCGGGTCGAAATTGAACCCCCAGTCTTCGCTTAGCTTTTTGAATTCTATATAGTCCCGATAATTGTCTGAATATTTATGAAATTTGATATGGACTTTTTTAGATTGAGGATAATTTTTAATCGAGTGTAGATTTTCAATAACACGGCTTATATTTCCGCCTTTATGACCCTTGGAATAAGTTTCTTGCGTGTATCCAGAAACAGATACATCCACTCTTGTTATGGCCGGATGTGATAGAACGCTTGCAAGATCACAATTAACATTAAGGTTTGTGCTTATCTCACATGTTAGCCCATTCTTCTGGACAAGATCCAAAACACCAAGAATGTCGGGGTGTAGAAGAGGCTCGTTAAATGTATAAAGTTTAAGTGACACATTCGTTCCAAAAAGTTCTACCATTCGGGAGAAGATCTTTTCGCATGTGTTCAGAGGGGTATGTCTTAGCTTTTGATTGTCAGCTAATTCGTCCGCTGGACATGACGGACAGCGAAGATTGCAGCGACTGGTAATGGGAAAGGCGATGTCTATCATTTGTTGTTCCTTGTGTTTATTCAGTCTTGTCTGTCAAAATTGCAGACCATTTCGGTGACAAGGAGTCACATGCTTCTTATACCATCGACAGTATTTAACCATTTTATTATATTTGTTGTATATTTCTTTATTCTCTTGTGAAGAGACTTCGGCAGTGAAATGTTTATTGAAGAAAACTTTTGGAATTAAGGTCATTTTGTGCTCTGTCTTCTCTGGCTCATTAAGGTAAGCAATGATTTTGTCACATGCGTTTTCAGGCGACATGGTTTTTGTGGCGTATGTGTAACATTCATGGGCAATTTTTAACCTTGCAGGAAAGTTCATTATTAACTTTGCTAGCTTTTGAACAGCATTTTCAGGTGTAACAAAGATACCGGGTCTATTAATGGCATTTTCGAGGAGCCCTGAATGTTTCAGCCACAGCTTATGGTTTTGGGATGTTGGAGGGATGGCTTCATTGTTCAGGAATTCATCTGCATTTTTTATGTAACTTTCAGCCGTAGCAGCGTATCCTCTTCCTACCGGAATACACCCTGCCGCCATGGCTTCCAGGCTCGCTCTTCCTCCATAGATAAGTGAATCACAGAATATGTCCGCTGAGGCATATTCTTCAGGCATTTGGGAGTGGGGGAGTCCTTGAACAATTTTAGTTCCAAATTTTAGGCCTGATGAGCGTAATATGTCAAAGACCTGAAGCCATGCTCCAGTTCCTTTGGTGGCAGTTTTTGATGGAGCATGTAAAATTATGGGATATTCATTTTGCCGTGTTTCCTTTGCATATCCATCAGAATTGAACAGGCATGCGTGGGTATGCGAGGCGGGACGAAGCGAAAAGTCCGAGTGTCCTATAATTAAATCTGCGTACAGTTCCGCAGTTCTCAAATAGCGGAGTTTTTTTTCAATTATAGCAGGGGTGTTTTCCATGTATTCAGTATAGGGACTGCTGTAAAAGAGGTGAGCTTCCTTTGATATTTCGGGGATTCTGACTTCTGATCCGCAAAGGCGGATAATAATTTTTTTCCCCATTTTTTTCAGCAGTCGTATGTCCGATGCGTCCTTTAGGAAGGATTCCCAAAAAAACATGCATACATCTGAATTGAGTGCTTTATCCCAGGCCTCCTTTAGCAGGCTGTCACTATAGATGGCTAGGTCTTCATTGGTGGTGCCTTCTTTTTGTTTTGCCGCAAGCATATGAGGGATGCAAAGGTCAACATCTTGACTTTGAATGGGGCTGTCTCCCAAATGAACGGAAAAAACTTCATGTCCCAGCTTTTGAAATCCTGCGGTGTAGTCATGCATCAAGCTGGCGATGTTGTACATTCCCATGAATATCTTCATTTTGTTTCCTTATTGAAGAAAAAAGTGTTTCTGTTTTTTTAGAGTGCTTGTTTTATTTATGTCAACACGCAAATGGCCAGCCTTTGCCCTTTTGGGAAGGCCGTCGTTCAAAGACATGGAGTAAAGACTCGTAGGGATGAGGCCGCAGGCCTTGGCGGTCTAGATACGAGAATAGAGACGATGGGACTGGCCTTTGCGTCTCAAGGAGAACCGGCGAAGAGCCTGTTCTTCCACCCCACGACGAAGGGATGGCTTTTTCAGCCACGTTGTTATCCGGTTACTGGGGAATCCGAATACCCCGGTAGAAATACAACAGAAAGCCACTGAGCGGACGCCCCGAACCTGAGCAGCCAGCTCCAAGCAGGAGATATAACATGAACCCAGCAGCC contains:
- a CDS encoding radical SAM protein; translation: MIDIAFPITSRCNLRCPSCPADELADNQKLRHTPLNTCEKIFSRMVELFGTNVSLKLYTFNEPLLHPDILGVLDLVQKNGLTCEISTNLNVNCDLASVLSHPAITRVDVSVSGYTQETYSKGHKGGNISRVIENLHSIKNYPQSKKVHIKFHKYSDNYRDYIEFKKLSEDWGFNFDPTTAIYMLTWDYFLDLMNSAEHRFPPRAEEVFPRLINAKHWKPTLTDKLQDIPCHFQSQVLYLNYIGDIYTCCQTGYSRELLIGNIFQHSSAEIFKKKKESSICKICKQNGLHVEAVLKQMLFSKPVSAEEQHKIEEQWIAFLNKDTNKKTAPVYIYGAGWFGNRLYQLLKANQINTLGFIDDDPKKAGQTKFGLDIKTMKSIPPKELAAADIVMFMAVSAETLANLKKKTYEYCGKEPYSFLEYITILSS
- a CDS encoding methyltransferase domain-containing protein produces the protein MSNQNKPDLTLESICCPVCKSCRAKFIFSRQDHSRMVSKYSFPVVQCEECGMGYLQQRPTQETMPVFYPKSFYIANKARYVTDTISDRKLKMVTQFTEKGSLLDIGCAGGEFVDYASKDKWDAHGYEWSDLPDSTCSDRILHGRIQEAYSNRQFDVLTAWAVLEHALNLEELMTEAVKRLRPGGLFVSLVTNFDSIPGRWMQQDDIPRHVNLFTPKSLSLLLEQHGLEPISWDYGNSIYSGSHRGMLVFLVKRLLGESMDSIVAQHRQPGRRKEFCDMLHGKPSRLIYYLSRLDNKLAPTIDAIATRLRRGMIMTCIAKKK
- a CDS encoding macro domain-containing protein, whose translation is MRHPQPIPDEIQFLLDRLLGSCYISCLELAAQVRGVRSVAFCCISTGVFGFPSNRITTWLKKPSLRRGVEEQALRRFSLRRKGQSHRLYSRI